A region of the Mesotoga sp. Brook.08.105.5.1 genome:
GTAGTGATTAGAGCCTTGCGCATAAAAACACCCCCATCAAGCCTCCGCGAAGCAGATGACTTCACGTAATTTGAGTGAACCCTGTCGGTTTAAGAGCAAAGCAACTAGATATCAGACGAATGTATCATATCTGATAGCGAAATCAGCTCATTTGAGGGAGTGTAGTCATTTTGCACTGCGTCACTAGCAACGCAGATTTCTTGGCGTATCTTATCCTTTCAAAATAAACAGTCAGAGCAAATAAAGACTAAAGCATTCCCCAGAATAGATTAAGGGGTGCAGTGAGAAAAAACGCCAATACTCCGATTGTGAAAACCTTAGCCATTTGTCTGGGAGATTGATAAAGCACAAAAAATGTGCCAATCCATAAAATCAACTCCAGGCCGTTCCTGATATCGAGATACCAGAAACCAAAGGCAAGAGCCTGTCTGGTCATAAACATGAAAATTATAGCCGAGATAATAACTGGAATAATCCCATTTCCTCTCGCGTACCAGCATACAAATGCCATAAATGGTGAAATGAATGCCATCGTAATCCAGATCACCATATATGATTCCTGAAAGAAGCCGGCTACAAATGCAGTATAGAGATAATAGCTGCCCACCATTCCGACGAAAAACAAAAAAACATTTGTAGCCGCCCTGAAGGGGGTTCTGCTGTATACGGAAATCAACACGGCAAAGAAAATCCAAATCCCCATCCGTGAGAAGAAATTCCTTAAATCCAGAAACTCAAGGATCGGAGGCAATAAATTACTGGCAGTCTTATCGAGAAACTTTGAAGTTGTTCCCAGTAAAATTCCTGCAAGCAGTACAGAAAGCGAATAGAGTATTTTCTTGTGTATTGTTATCGAAACCGATTCTCTGATCTTTTTGAGGAAGCCCAACACATTATCATCTCGCATAGTGGAAGCATTGCCACCTAATTAAAGACCTTCAGACGCCTGCTCCGCGGATTTATCAAGTTCCT
Encoded here:
- a CDS encoding DUF6518 family protein, with protein sequence MRDDNVLGFLKKIRESVSITIHKKILYSLSVLLAGILLGTTSKFLDKTASNLLPPILEFLDLRNFFSRMGIWIFFAVLISVYSRTPFRAATNVFLFFVGMVGSYYLYTAFVAGFFQESYMVIWITMAFISPFMAFVCWYARGNGIIPVIISAIIFMFMTRQALAFGFWYLDIRNGLELILWIGTFFVLYQSPRQMAKVFTIGVLAFFLTAPLNLFWGML